A section of the Microbacterium forte genome encodes:
- a CDS encoding heavy metal translocating P-type ATPase, with product MSAACGCEHESAAPAGEEHEEAERPWWRDRGIMVPVLSGVAFLVGLILEWSGLEIPALVLFWAGLLLGASTFTPGAIRKLFKGKLGIGLLMTISAIGAVVLGYVEEAAALAFLYSIAEALEDKAMDRARGGLRALLKLVPETATVLQGGNAVQVQARELMVGQVMVVRPGERIATDGIVRSGRSSLDTSAITGESIPVEVQPGDVVSAGAINSAGALEVETTAAGTDNSLTTIVELVEKAQTEKGERARLADRIARPLVPGVLILAALVAIIGSLLGDPEVWITRALVVLVAASPCALAISVPLTVVAAIGAASKFGVIIKSGAVFERFGTVRHVAVDKTGTLTRNEPVVTAVLTTNGVTEVQALAWAAALEQHSTHPLASAITAAASGTPAAADVTEQAGHGIDGTVDGSRITVGSPRWLDAGDLVERVATLEEQGMTVVIVHRDGSPVAAIGVRDELRPEVSDVVRTLTGQGVGVTMLTGDNARTARALAAQAGISAVRAELRPEDKATAIAELSKAGPVAMIGDGINDAPALASADVGIAMGATGSDAAIESADVAFTGHDLRLIPRAFDHARRGRRIINQNIILSLLIITALLPLALFGVLGLAAVVLVHEVAEVIVILNGLRAARTPRLES from the coding sequence GTGAGCGCGGCGTGCGGCTGCGAGCACGAGTCCGCCGCCCCGGCGGGAGAGGAACACGAAGAGGCTGAGCGGCCGTGGTGGAGGGACCGCGGGATCATGGTGCCGGTCCTTTCCGGCGTTGCGTTCCTCGTCGGCCTGATCCTCGAGTGGTCCGGCCTCGAGATTCCGGCGCTCGTGCTGTTCTGGGCCGGTCTGCTGCTGGGTGCGTCGACGTTCACGCCTGGCGCGATACGAAAGCTGTTCAAGGGCAAGCTCGGCATCGGACTGCTGATGACCATCAGCGCCATCGGTGCAGTCGTCCTCGGATACGTCGAGGAGGCCGCGGCTCTGGCGTTCCTGTACTCGATCGCTGAGGCGCTCGAAGACAAGGCGATGGACCGGGCCCGCGGGGGGCTACGGGCGCTCCTGAAGCTCGTCCCGGAAACAGCGACCGTGCTGCAGGGCGGCAACGCTGTGCAGGTGCAAGCGAGAGAGCTTATGGTCGGTCAGGTCATGGTGGTCCGCCCGGGCGAGCGGATCGCAACGGATGGGATCGTCCGCTCCGGTCGCTCCAGCCTGGACACCTCGGCGATCACTGGGGAGTCGATCCCGGTCGAGGTCCAGCCTGGCGATGTTGTGTCGGCCGGCGCGATCAACAGCGCCGGCGCGCTGGAGGTCGAAACGACGGCTGCGGGCACCGACAACTCGCTCACCACGATCGTCGAACTGGTAGAGAAAGCACAGACCGAGAAGGGCGAGCGTGCTCGTCTCGCGGACAGGATCGCCCGCCCGCTGGTGCCCGGCGTGCTGATCCTCGCAGCGCTTGTCGCGATCATCGGTTCGCTGCTGGGCGACCCCGAGGTGTGGATCACCCGCGCGCTCGTCGTGCTCGTCGCGGCCTCCCCGTGTGCGCTGGCGATCTCGGTGCCGCTGACGGTCGTCGCTGCGATCGGTGCGGCGAGCAAGTTCGGTGTGATCATCAAGTCCGGCGCCGTTTTCGAGCGCTTCGGGACGGTCCGGCACGTCGCCGTCGACAAGACCGGAACCCTCACCCGCAACGAGCCCGTGGTCACCGCCGTGCTCACCACGAACGGTGTAACCGAGGTCCAGGCGTTGGCGTGGGCGGCTGCCCTGGAGCAGCACAGCACACATCCTCTTGCCTCAGCAATCACCGCCGCAGCCTCGGGGACACCGGCAGCTGCAGATGTGACCGAGCAGGCCGGCCACGGTATTGACGGCACCGTCGACGGATCGAGAATCACCGTCGGCAGTCCCCGCTGGCTGGACGCCGGCGACCTCGTCGAGCGGGTCGCAACGCTGGAAGAGCAGGGCATGACCGTCGTCATCGTGCACCGCGACGGGTCACCGGTCGCCGCGATCGGCGTCCGTGACGAGCTGCGCCCTGAAGTCTCTGACGTAGTCCGGACACTCACCGGCCAGGGCGTCGGCGTGACGATGCTCACCGGCGACAACGCCCGGACCGCTCGTGCTCTGGCTGCGCAGGCCGGGATCAGCGCCGTGCGAGCGGAGCTGCGCCCGGAGGACAAGGCGACCGCGATCGCAGAACTGTCGAAGGCAGGACCGGTCGCGATGATCGGCGACGGCATCAACGATGCCCCGGCCCTCGCTAGCGCAGACGTCGGCATCGCGATGGGCGCGACAGGCTCCGACGCAGCGATCGAATCCGCCGACGTGGCCTTCACCGGCCATGATCTGCGCCTCATCCCGCGGGCGTTCGATCACGCCCGGCGCGGTCGACGGATCATCAACCAGAACATCATCCTGTCGCTGCTGATCATCACCGCCCTGCTCCCGCTCGCGCTCTTCGGCGTCCTGGGGCTCGCGGCTGTCGTCCTGGTCCACGAGGTCGCGGAGGTCATCGTGATCCTCAACGGCCTGCGTGCCGCCCGCACGCCACGACTGGAAAGCTGA
- the cmtR gene encoding Cd(II)/Pb(II)-sensing metalloregulatory transcriptional regulator CmtR, with protein sequence MLTIASRLDVMNRLGRAMADPTRSRILMTLLGGPSYPAVLSRELELTRSNVSNHLTCLRDCGIVVAEPEGRQTRYEIADPHLAAALLALVDVTLAVDEHAPCVDSACTVPGCCGAGADA encoded by the coding sequence ATGCTGACCATTGCTTCTCGTCTCGACGTCATGAACCGGCTCGGCCGCGCCATGGCTGATCCTACGCGTTCTCGGATTCTCATGACTCTGCTCGGTGGCCCGAGCTACCCCGCAGTCCTGTCCCGTGAGCTAGAGCTGACGCGCTCCAACGTGTCGAACCATCTCACCTGCCTGCGTGACTGCGGGATCGTTGTCGCCGAGCCTGAGGGCCGGCAAACCCGCTACGAGATCGCCGACCCTCATCTCGCCGCGGCCCTCCTCGCGCTTGTGGATGTGACGCTGGCTGTGGACGAGCACGCGCCGTGTGTGGACTCGGCCTGCACGGTGCCGGGCTGCTGCGGAGCAGGGGCTGACGCGTGA
- a CDS encoding DsbA family protein, whose amino-acid sequence MKSSVKAVLVTVALAVVLLVVALVFVLVNQNRAAAPETGTADGPQVVRENSHVLDDGGEGAVTVVEFLDFECEACGAFYPLVEDLRGKFDGEITYVIRYFPLPGHLNSKNAAIAAEAAAQQGRLEDMYHRLFETQPQWGEAQESRADLFRGFAEELGLDMAAFDDAVADPATAERVQFDLDEGEQLGVSSTPSFFIDGEPVVLETWTDLEDSIEAAVNGAE is encoded by the coding sequence ATGAAATCTTCCGTGAAAGCGGTACTTGTCACCGTTGCTCTCGCCGTGGTGTTGCTGGTCGTCGCGCTGGTCTTCGTCCTTGTCAATCAGAATCGAGCTGCCGCACCCGAGACGGGGACCGCTGACGGTCCACAGGTCGTCCGTGAGAACTCGCATGTCCTCGATGACGGAGGGGAAGGGGCGGTGACGGTTGTCGAATTCCTCGATTTCGAGTGCGAGGCCTGCGGTGCGTTTTATCCCCTCGTCGAGGATCTCCGCGGCAAGTTCGATGGCGAGATCACGTACGTGATCCGCTACTTCCCGCTGCCTGGTCACCTCAACTCGAAGAACGCCGCAATCGCTGCCGAAGCCGCAGCGCAGCAGGGGCGGCTGGAAGACATGTATCACCGCCTGTTCGAGACGCAGCCTCAATGGGGTGAGGCTCAAGAGTCTCGTGCGGACCTGTTCCGGGGGTTTGCGGAGGAACTCGGATTGGACATGGCCGCGTTCGATGATGCGGTCGCTGATCCGGCGACAGCAGAACGGGTCCAGTTCGATCTCGACGAGGGTGAGCAGCTCGGTGTCAGCAGTACCCCCTCGTTCTTCATCGATGGAGAGCCTGTCGTGCTGGAAACGTGGACCGACCTGGAGGACAGCATTGAAGCCGCGGTGAACGGTGCTGAATGA
- a CDS encoding acyltransferase family protein, producing MSRLLVPDALRGFAIVAMLIAHAAPFVPNAPWAVQFVTANFSSVASPLFALVMGMSAELVWRRGGAAGVTLLQQALRGLFLIVLGVWMATWGSWLAVILSYLGLLIILGAPLLLLRSSVVIAATAVLVLASQPLLSVARTWIWVYTAPPPVREVTTWMFLGPQYRVVNLLPVFLIGALLIRHGLKRDRLLWIMAAVALLAYLAWGFGQRFGTVLSGDYLDSLRDIGLVFAVYVCVVLGATVRREHAERFWGAVFVPLCACGQVALSLYLLHGGLIALWSNAYGRPAENFYLGWLVIVPGMIGAGWVWWRFVGTGPVDG from the coding sequence ATGAGCCGTCTTCTGGTTCCGGACGCGCTCCGCGGGTTCGCGATTGTCGCGATGCTCATCGCGCACGCTGCTCCGTTCGTGCCGAACGCACCGTGGGCGGTGCAATTCGTCACGGCGAACTTCAGTAGTGTCGCGTCGCCGCTCTTCGCACTCGTCATGGGCATGTCGGCGGAGCTTGTGTGGAGACGCGGCGGCGCTGCGGGGGTGACGTTGCTGCAACAGGCTCTGCGTGGCCTGTTCCTCATCGTCCTGGGTGTGTGGATGGCCACGTGGGGCTCCTGGCTGGCGGTCATCCTGAGCTATCTCGGGCTGCTCATCATCCTCGGCGCGCCCCTTCTACTCCTGCGCAGCTCGGTCGTGATCGCCGCGACAGCGGTCCTTGTCCTGGCCAGTCAGCCATTGCTGAGCGTCGCACGCACCTGGATTTGGGTCTACACCGCGCCGCCGCCCGTGCGTGAGGTCACGACCTGGATGTTCCTGGGCCCTCAGTATCGGGTGGTCAACCTGTTGCCGGTGTTCCTCATCGGTGCCCTGTTGATCCGTCACGGCTTGAAACGCGATCGCTTGTTGTGGATCATGGCGGCTGTGGCGCTGTTGGCGTATCTTGCCTGGGGTTTCGGGCAGCGCTTCGGCACGGTGTTATCGGGGGACTACCTGGACTCTCTGAGGGATATTGGCTTGGTGTTCGCCGTCTACGTCTGCGTTGTGCTGGGGGCTACGGTGAGGCGGGAGCATGCAGAGCGTTTTTGGGGTGCTGTCTTTGTTCCCCTGTGCGCGTGCGGTCAGGTGGCGTTGTCCCTGTACTTGCTGCACGGCGGTCTCATCGCACTCTGGAGTAACGCGTATGGCCGCCCTGCCGAGAACTTCTACTTGGGATGGCTGGTGATCGTTCCGGGCATGATCGGGGCGGGTTGGGTGTGGTGGCGGTTTGTTGGAACTGGTCCAGTTGATGGGTGA